CCAACCTGATGTTCATGCTGCTGGTGGAGATGGGCGCGAACCTGAACATGCTGATCGTCACCATTTCCTGCGACAACTTCAGCGGAGGCCTGGCCTCGACCGCCTTCGTCGCCTACCTGTCGAGCCTTACCAACCTGAAATTCTCGGCCACCCAGTACGCCCTGTTGAGCTCACTGATGCTGCTGTTGCCACGTCTGCTCGGAGGCTATTCAGGCGTCATGGTCGAGCATCTGGGCTACAGCGACTTCTTCCTGGTGACCGCACTGCTCGGCGTACCGACCCTGGTGTTGATCCTCTGGCAATGGTCACGCAGCCGTCGACAACCGGACACGCCGGCCCCGCTGCCGACGACCGAGCGCAGCTGAACGAAAAGAGCCGGCATGCGCCGGCTCTTTCGTGTATCAGACACTAATCAGCTCTGCACCAGATGGACCACGCGTTGCGGAAACGGAATACCGATGCCCGCCTCGTCGAAGCGCTCCTTCACCCGCTCGGTGAAACTGAACGTCACCGGCCAGAAGTCGCCGGTTGCCACCCAGACCCGCAGCGACAGGTTGACCGCACTGTCGCCCAGCCCGGTCACGAACACCACCGGCTCGGGATCACGCAAGACACGTTCGTCCTGGGCAATCTCCAGCAGGATCTTGCGCGCCAGCTTGATGTCCGCGCTGTAGTCGATGCCGATGTTGATATCGGCACGACGACGCGGCTCGCGGGAATAATTGGTGATATGGCCATTGGACAGGCTGCCGTTGGGCACCACGATCGTCTTGTTGTCGCCCGACTTGAGGACGGTATGGAAGATCTGGATCGAATGCACCGTTCCGGCCACGCCCTGGGCCTCGATCCATTCGCCGACGCGGATCGGGCGGAACAGCAGAATCAGTACCCCACCGGCGAAATTGCCCAGGCTGCCCTGCAACGCCAGGCCGATGGCCAAGCCCGCGGCACCGATCACGGCGATGAAGGAGGTCGTTTCCACCCCGATCATCGAGGCCACGCTCACCAGCAGCAGCACCTTCAGGACGATGCTCGACAGGCTCTCGATGAAACCATGCAGGGACGGGTCCACCTGGCGCCGCTGAAGCAGCCCGCCGACCTTGCTGACCAGGGTGTTGATCAGCCACCAGCCGATCAGGAAGGTGGCTAATGCCAACAGTAATTGGGCACCGTATTGCAGTACGACCGGCAACCACGCCTCGGATAGACCGACCAGGTAATCGACGCTGAAATCCATCGGTTAATGTCTCCTTGAAAACACAGAGCGGCCAACAGGGGCCGCTCGAAAAAAACGGGACGGCACGGGCAGGTGCCGGCGAATCAGTCGCGGAAGTTGTTGAACTGCAACGGCATGCCGAAATCCTTGGCCCGTAGCAGGGCAATGGCTTCCTGCAGATCATCGCGCTTCTTGCCGGTGACCCTGACCTGCTCCCCCTGGATCGCCGCCTGCACCTTGAGCTTGGCGTCCTTGATGTGCGCGACGATCTTCTTGGCCAGCTCCTTGTCGATGCCTTCACGCATCACCACGTCCTGCTTGACGGTTTTGCCGGACGGGTACGGATCCTTGAACTCGAGACACTGGATATCGATCTTGCGCTTGACCAGACTCAACTTGAGGATTTCCAGCATCTGCTCCAATTGAAAATCGGCATCGGCAGTTAGATGGACCGTGAGCTCCTTGAGCTCGAAGGTGCCTTTACCACGCAGGTCGTAACGGCGGTCCAGCTCCTTGATGGCATTGTCGACGGCGTTGGTGACTTCGTGCTTGTCCAGTTCGGACACCACGTCGAACGAGGGCATGGGCTTGCTCCTATAAAAACGGCGCCATGGTGTGACCCAGCGCGCTTAGCTTGACGGTTCAAATGGGCCATCATTATAACTGTTCAGGCCAATAGCGCCCGGCCAGCCGGCGCGAAGGCGATCTCCTTTCTCTGAGCACATCAATGCCCAACCCTCAACTCAGCATCCTGGTGGTCGACGACGCCAAGTTTTCCAGCGTCATGATCGGTCGCGCCCTGTCCAAGGCCGGCTATGAAGACATCCGCTTCGCCAACAGCGCCGGTGCCGCATTGGAGATGCTCGAACAGCGTCCGGCAAACGTTCTGCTCGCCGACTGGCTGATGCCGGAAATGGACGGGCTGGAGCTGACCGGACAGGTTCGCCAGCAGGACGAGATGTCCGATCACTACACCTACATCATCTTGCTGACCGGCCGCGACGGCCAGGACGTGCTCAACAAGGCCTTCGATCAGGGCGTGGACGACTTCATCGGCAAGTCGGTGATGAACGATCAGCTGGTGCCACGCGTGTATGCCGCCGACCGGCTCTGCGGCTCTCTGCAGCGACTCATACGGGAAAACCGCCTGCTGACCGAGAACATCGCCAGCCTGGAAGAACGCAACCTGATCGACCCGGTCACCGGACTCGGCAACGCGCGCTACCTGCATCAGCGGCTCGGCGACAGCCTGCGCCAGATCGAGAGCCGCGGCGGCGCGCTGTGCTATCTGGTGATCGGCCTGCCGGACCTGGCGACCCAACGGGAACGCCACGGCAGGCAATTTCACGAAGAATTGCTTCGCGGAGTGGCCAGACGTCTGCAGCAGCTGGTGCGCCCGCTCGACGTACTGACCCGTCTGGATGATGGGCACTTCGGGCTGCTGACCCTGGTCGACGACCTGCGCAGCTGCTCGCCGAGCAGCTTCAAGCGGCTGCACGAGGGGCTCAATCTCAAGGCCTTCAGGACCAGCGAAGGGTTCGTCACGATCAAGGCGGGCATCGGCCTGATCAGTGTCGACGCCGGAACCATGCCGGTCGAGCCGCGACGCATCGTCGAGCGCGCCGAATCCTTGCTGGCCGACGCCTACACCACCGGACGTATCGTGCCCCTGCGTTACCGGGAACCCGCCTGATGGGCCGGACCTGGCACATCCTGGGCGCGGGCAGCCTCGGTGGGCTGTGGGCCGCGCGACTGTATCGGGCGGGCATACCGCTGCGGATCATTCTGCGCAACCAGGAGCGACTCGCGGACTACCAGGGCGCCGGCGGCCTGACGCTGGTCGAGAACCAGGGGAGCATCCTGTATCCCGTGCCCGCCGAGCGGCCTGACGCGGCGGCGCCGATTGCCCGGTTGCTTGTCGCCTGCAAAGCCTATGACGCCCAAGCCGCCATTGCCGAGGTGGCGCCGCGACTGGTCGAAGGCGCGGAAATCCTCTTGCTACAGAATGGCCTGGGCAGCCAACAGGCCGTCGCGGCTCGTTGGCCGGACAGCCATTGCGTATTGGTCTCCAGCACCGAAGGCGCGTACCGCCAAGCGGGCTGGCGGATCGTTCATGCGGGACAAGGGCAGAACTGGTTGGGCACGCTGGGCCATGACCACGCGCCGGCATGGCTCGCGGATCTCGACGCGGCCGGCATTCCGTTTGCCTGGACCGACGCGATCATGAGCAAGTTGTGGCGTAAGTTGGCAATTAATTGCGCCATCAATCCGTTGAGCGTCCTGTATGACTGCCGCAACGGCGCCTTGCTGGCTCATCGCGCCGAATTGCTCGAGATTTGCGCCGAGCTCAATGCCGTGCTCCGGGCCTGCGACCAGGGCGCCGCGGCCGAGGGACTGGCAGAGGAAGTGTTTCGAGTAATCGAGGCGACGGCCAACAACTATTGCTCGATGCATCAGGATGTACGCAGCGGGCGCCGGACCGAAGTCGGTTTCCTGCTCGGGCAAGCGTGCCGCACCGCACAAGCACAGGGCCTGGACGTACCGAAACTGAACGCGTTGCTGGACCAACTGCAGGCGCTGCTGCGCCAGCGCGGATTGCCCGAGGACTGAGGCGCCGCTACCCTGCTGAAACACCCCTTCGCCTGTAGTCGCCATGACCCTGCGCCAGCGCCTCGAAAACCTTCCGGTCGGCCGCAAGCTGCTGATCGCTCTGTTGGTACTGCTTGCGGCGGTGCTGCTGGTCTCCAATCTCGCCTTCATCAGCGCGGCCTACTGGATTTCGCGCCAGAGTGTCGCGCCGCAGGCCATGCACACGCTCGGCGCACTGCTGGCAACCCCCGAGCTGAGCAGCCGCGCCCTGGCATCCGAAGCCGCAGCCAACGAATTGCTGCAGAAGCTGAACGACTACGCCCCGTTGCGCGCCGCGGTGATCTATGACCACGACGGACGCCGCCTGGCGCAACTGTACCGCGGCGCCCCACTGGATCTGCCGCAACGGGTCAGCGATCTGCCGCTTTGGCAAAAGACCGAAATGCGCGCCAATGTACTGGTCGACCTGCCACGAACCGCGGGTCCGCCCGGCCATTTGCTGATCATCGCCAGCAGCGAACTGCCCGGTGCCTTCTACACCGGCACCCTGACCGCCAGCCTTGCCATTCTGCTGGTCAGCCTGCTGTTGTGGGTGCTGGTCGCCAGGCAGATACGCCGGCTGATCACACACCCTATCCGCGATCTCGAAGCGCTCTCCCGTCAGGTCACGCGCGAAGAAAACTACTCGTTGCGGGCGACGTCGAGGAACCAGGACGAAATCGGGCGCCTGGCCGATGCGTTCAACACCATGCTGTCACGCATGGAAGCGCGGGAGCAGCAGCTCAAGCGCGCCCGCGACGACGCGCAGGACGCGTTCGACCATGCCCAGGGGCTGGCGGAGGAAACCCGGCACTCCAACCGTAAGCTCGAGCTGGAGGTCCAGGTTCGTAGCAAGATCGAGAAAAAGCTCACCGGCTTCCAGAACTACCTGAACAGCATCATCGACTCGATGCCATCGGTGCTTATCGCCTTGGACGAACAGCTTTACGTGACCCAGTGGAACCAGCAGGCCAGCGCCCTCTCCGGCACGTCCATCGACGATGCGCTGAATCAGCCGGTGTTCATCGCCTTCGAGCCGCTCAAGCCGTTCCTGACGCAGATTCGCCGCGCATCCGAGCGCCATCAGGTCGAGAAGGTCGAGCGGGTTACCTGGATCGTCAACGAGGAGCCCCGGCACTACGCCTTGACGCTCTACCCGCTGATGGGTGCGGGCGGACGCGGCGTGGTGATTCGCATCGACGACATTACCGAGCGCATCAACATGGAGGAGATCATGGTGCAATCGGAGAAGATGCTCTCGGTGGGCAGTCTTGCCGCCGGCATGGCCCACGAGATCAACAACCCGCTGGGCGCCATCTTGCATAACGCGCAGAACATTCGCCGTCGGCTGTCGCCGGACCTGGAGCGCAACCGCGAGGCCGCCGATGAAACCGGCGTCCGACTGGAGGCCGTGAATCAGTACCTTCAGCGACGGGAGATCCCACAACTGCTCGACGGCATTCAGCAGGCAGGCTCGCGCGCGGCGAAGATCGTCAGTCACATGTTGAGCTTCAGCCGCCTCAGCAACCGGCAGTTGGCCGACTGCCAGCTCACCGTACTGATCGATCAGGCGCTCGAGATCGCGGGGAGCGACTTTGCCTTGATGGAGGGCTTCGACTTCCGCTCCATCGAGATCGTCCGCGACTTCGACCCGCAGGTAGACCGCGTGCCCTGCATCGGCAACGAGCTGGAGCAGGTTCTGCTCAATCTGCTGAAGAACGCCGCGCAGGCCATCCACCAGAAACCGGCGCGAGGCCGTGGTCAGATCATCCTGCGCACTCGACTGAACCCGCCCTGGGCAGAGATACAGGTGGAAGACAATGGCGCCGGTATGCCCGAGCCGGTCCGCAAGCGTATCTTCGAGCCCTTTTTCACCACCAAGGAGGTGGGTCAGGGAACCGGCCTGGGTCTTTCCGTTTCGTATTTCATCATCACCAACAATCACAAGGGCCAGATGGAAGTTCACAGCCGACCGGACCAGGGAACCACCTTCACCCTGCGCCTGCCGCTGACATCGGCCACCGACGCCAACTGACGCACAAGCAGGAACCACCGATGGGCAATCGTTTATCGAAGATCTACACCCGTACCGGAGACGCTGGGCAGACGGGGCTGGCGGACGGCCGCCGCGTCCCGAAGGATCATCCGCGGATCGAGGCCATGGGCGAGATCGATACGCTCAATAGCCAGCTGGGACTGTTGTTGGCCGAACTGGCCGAAGCGCAGGCTCGCTGGCCGCAACTGGCCGAGCTGATCGAGGTGCTGAGCCCTTGCCAACACCGCCTGTTCGATCTCGGCGGGGAACTGGCGATGCCCGATTATCAGGCCTTGGCCGATACCGAAGTGGCGCGCCTGGAGGCGGCAATCGATCACTGGAACCAGGAACTCGGGCCGCTCGAAGACTTCATCATGCCCGGCGGTACGCGCCTGATCGCCCTCGCCCATCTGTGCCGCAGCATGGCCCGCACCGCCGAGCGACGCTGTCAGCAGCTCAATGCCAGCGAACCGCTAAGGCCGGTGGGCCTGGCCTATCTCAATCGTCTGTCGGATCTGTTTTTCGTCGTAGCCCGTCTGATCGCACGCCGTCAGGGCTGCGCCGAGATCCTCTGGCACGCCGCCGATGCGCCCGACGCCAATGCCTGAACAGCGCACCGACCGGCGCGACACCATCCTTGACGGGCTGCACGCCGCCTGGGATGTATTCATCGTCGTGCTGGTGTGCATCAACCTGGCGCTGATCCTGTTCGACAGCCTGTTCATCGTGCCGCCCATCAACCAGGCGATCGCCAGCTGGCTGCCCGACCTGCACCAGCGTTACGAGGCGCTGATTCATCGCAACTTCCAGCTGATCGACCTCGGTTTCGTTGCGATATTCATCTTCGACGTCATGCTTGGCTGGACCGTCGCGCTGTTCGAACGGCGCTACGCACGCTGGTTCTATTACCCCTTCGCGCATTGGTACGACGTGCTCGGCTGCATCCCGCTGAGCGGTTTTCGCTGGCTACGGGTATTGCGGATCAGCAGTTTGCTGTTTCGGCTGCAACGGCTGGGGCTGATCGACGTTCGTCAATGGGCGCTTTTCGGCGTACTCCATCGGTACTATTCGCTCTTGCTCGAAGAACTCTCCGATCGAGTCATGGTTCGGCTGTTCAGCCGCATGCAGCAGGAGATTGGCGCTAGCGATGATCTGTCGCGAAGACTGCTGCAGGACGTGGTGAAGCCGCGCAAGGAGCGGCTGCTCAACGACCTTTCCCGTCGCCTGCAGGGCATGCTCGAAAGCGGCTATCGGGACAACCGTGGCGCCATCGAGGGCTACGTCGGCAGCTTGATTCACCAGGCGCTGGCCAACAACCCCGAGGTCAACCGCCTGCGCCGCCTGCCGCTGGGCGACCGGGTCGCCAGTACCCTGGACGAGGCGCTCACGGATATTGCGGCACGCCTGCTGCAGGGTGCGATCGACGGACTGCAGGGCGCTCAGTTTCAACGACTGGCCCGCAGTCTGGCCGACGAATGCTTCGAGGCCTGGGTGTACCAGGACGAAAACACCGATCTGGCCCTGGAAGAGCTGCTGGTCGACGTTATCGAAGTGCTCAAACAACAGGTGCTCGATCGGCGCTGGAGCCGCTTCGTCGGGCCAATCGAGCCACCCGCACCGCCCGGCTGATACCGTGGCGGAAATCACGAGGCCTAGGGGGAGCCCGCCGCGGCCGCACCGTGCTGCTGATCGATCCGCGCACCGACAACCATCTCGGTCGCCCAGTTGACCAGAATGTCCGTATAGGCCTTCTGACAGGGTTCGTGAGTCAAGGCATGATCGGCGCCGAGGATGATGCGATGGGTCAACGAGTGCGTCTGGTGAAAGGCCGCTCGGTAACTCATGATCGTGCTGTGTGGGACCAGATGATCGTGCTCCGACTCGACGATCAGCACATCCCCGCGAAACGCGGCACAGGCGGCCAGTGCTCGGTTCTCTTCGGGGCTCACCCGGCGCCCGCGCAGCTGATTGAGCGTGTCCCGATCGAGCTGTCGCTTGGGTACGTCCCAATCCTCATCGCCGTAGAGCGCGGGTACCCGTAGAGCGAGCCATCTGATCGGCCGCAGCGTCGTGAGCAGCGCAGCCAGATACCCACCGTAGCTGGTTCCGACCACCGCGATCGCCGAAGGATCGATGTTCGGGTGTTGCACCAGCAAGTCATAAGCGGCCATCAAGTCGCGCAGGTTCTGCTCCCGCGTGACGGTCTGCTGTTGCGCCAGCGTCAGGGCGTGGCCACGCAAATCGAACGACAGGCAGATGCAGCCTAGCCCGGCGATCCCGCGAGCGCGCGCCAGGTCGCGCTCCTGGCTACCGCCCCAGCCGTGCACGAAGAGCACGCCTGGCAGCTTGGTCGGCGGCGACAGGAACGTGCCGGCGATGTGTTCGTCATCCACGAGGATGTCTACGCTTTCACTGTGGGTTGCCATGGTCCTCCACCATTGCGTATTTGGTTATGAAACCGACGTCGGCGTCGTCGCCGCGAAACAGTACCGTTGCGCCGTCAGGCACCTGCACCTGGCCGTAGAGCTCGATCGATGAAGCGCGGATGACGGGCCCAGCCGTCCCTCGGGCGAACGCCTCCAGCGCCGCCACCTCGGCACTGCTGGCGCCGCCGATTCGCCAGGACTGCTCCAACACGCCGGAGCAAGCGCGCCCTTTGTCATCGATGCCTTGAGCAATGTCGTAATTGCGCCGCGACGCGAAGAAGTTGCGAAAACAGGTCGACGCCGCGTCGTCGTAGATCTGCGCCTGAGAAATGGCGAGGCGCGTCCTCTCGGGCAGATCCAGCCCCAGCAACGCGTCGAAATCGCCTTCGACGAGCAGGAGATCCGAACCGCCGTAGACAGTTTCGCCCCTGTTGTCCTGCGTCAGTCGCTGGGTGCCGTGATAGCTCAACGTTCGCCCTGCGACCCGGATCTGCCCCACGCTGAAGGTCGTTACGTGCTCCAGGTTCGCTTCGAGGACAAGCCCGTACTGCGCCAGCTCGGCTTCATCGACCTTTCCCAGTGCACGGTCGAGCGCCTGAACCGTGTCCACCCTTTCCTGGCCGCGTCCACCGGTGGCGCGTACCGGTTTGACGCGTAACGCGCCCTCGTTCAGCAAGCGTCGCCCCGCTTCGCGCGCGTCTGCCAAGGAAAAAACACTGTAGCCGGGCAAGACGCTGCCCGTGACACGACGACCGAAATCGCGCGACCAACCGATGGGCGAATCCGCATCTGGACGCACCAGCGGATGAGTGATCGCCTTGGTTTCGATGAAAGCCTGGGGCACCACGCCGCCAAACA
This DNA window, taken from Stutzerimonas stutzeri, encodes the following:
- a CDS encoding DUF3182 family protein, whose amino-acid sequence is MKSADTPQDTRGAVVTLGNRSNEPQHERAVHEQLAKRLAALQGLAFLGEYDGGISYPRQLYFVPSGTVVGADVARRLGVESERDLFGGVVPQAFIETKAITHPLVRPDADSPIGWSRDFGRRVTGSVLPGYSVFSLADAREAGRRLLNEGALRVKPVRATGGRGQERVDTVQALDRALGKVDEAELAQYGLVLEANLEHVTTFSVGQIRVAGRTLSYHGTQRLTQDNRGETVYGGSDLLLVEGDFDALLGLDLPERTRLAISQAQIYDDAASTCFRNFFASRRNYDIAQGIDDKGRACSGVLEQSWRIGGASSAEVAALEAFARGTAGPVIRASSIELYGQVQVPDGATVLFRGDDADVGFITKYAMVEDHGNPQ
- a CDS encoding putative 2-dehydropantoate 2-reductase yields the protein MGRTWHILGAGSLGGLWAARLYRAGIPLRIILRNQERLADYQGAGGLTLVENQGSILYPVPAERPDAAAPIARLLVACKAYDAQAAIAEVAPRLVEGAEILLLQNGLGSQQAVAARWPDSHCVLVSSTEGAYRQAGWRIVHAGQGQNWLGTLGHDHAPAWLADLDAAGIPFAWTDAIMSKLWRKLAINCAINPLSVLYDCRNGALLAHRAELLEICAELNAVLRACDQGAAAEGLAEEVFRVIEATANNYCSMHQDVRSGRRTEVGFLLGQACRTAQAQGLDVPKLNALLDQLQALLRQRGLPED
- a CDS encoding cob(I)yrinic acid a,c-diamide adenosyltransferase, which encodes MGNRLSKIYTRTGDAGQTGLADGRRVPKDHPRIEAMGEIDTLNSQLGLLLAELAEAQARWPQLAELIEVLSPCQHRLFDLGGELAMPDYQALADTEVARLEAAIDHWNQELGPLEDFIMPGGTRLIALAHLCRSMARTAERRCQQLNASEPLRPVGLAYLNRLSDLFFVVARLIARRQGCAEILWHAADAPDANA
- a CDS encoding ATP-binding protein; amino-acid sequence: MTLRQRLENLPVGRKLLIALLVLLAAVLLVSNLAFISAAYWISRQSVAPQAMHTLGALLATPELSSRALASEAAANELLQKLNDYAPLRAAVIYDHDGRRLAQLYRGAPLDLPQRVSDLPLWQKTEMRANVLVDLPRTAGPPGHLLIIASSELPGAFYTGTLTASLAILLVSLLLWVLVARQIRRLITHPIRDLEALSRQVTREENYSLRATSRNQDEIGRLADAFNTMLSRMEAREQQLKRARDDAQDAFDHAQGLAEETRHSNRKLELEVQVRSKIEKKLTGFQNYLNSIIDSMPSVLIALDEQLYVTQWNQQASALSGTSIDDALNQPVFIAFEPLKPFLTQIRRASERHQVEKVERVTWIVNEEPRHYALTLYPLMGAGGRGVVIRIDDITERINMEEIMVQSEKMLSVGSLAAGMAHEINNPLGAILHNAQNIRRRLSPDLERNREAADETGVRLEAVNQYLQRREIPQLLDGIQQAGSRAAKIVSHMLSFSRLSNRQLADCQLTVLIDQALEIAGSDFALMEGFDFRSIEIVRDFDPQVDRVPCIGNELEQVLLNLLKNAAQAIHQKPARGRGQIILRTRLNPPWAEIQVEDNGAGMPEPVRKRIFEPFFTTKEVGQGTGLGLSVSYFIITNNHKGQMEVHSRPDQGTTFTLRLPLTSATDAN
- a CDS encoding GGDEF domain-containing response regulator, which translates into the protein MPNPQLSILVVDDAKFSSVMIGRALSKAGYEDIRFANSAGAALEMLEQRPANVLLADWLMPEMDGLELTGQVRQQDEMSDHYTYIILLTGRDGQDVLNKAFDQGVDDFIGKSVMNDQLVPRVYAADRLCGSLQRLIRENRLLTENIASLEERNLIDPVTGLGNARYLHQRLGDSLRQIESRGGALCYLVIGLPDLATQRERHGRQFHEELLRGVARRLQQLVRPLDVLTRLDDGHFGLLTLVDDLRSCSPSSFKRLHEGLNLKAFRTSEGFVTIKAGIGLISVDAGTMPVEPRRIVERAESLLADAYTTGRIVPLRYREPA
- a CDS encoding ion transporter — translated: MPEQRTDRRDTILDGLHAAWDVFIVVLVCINLALILFDSLFIVPPINQAIASWLPDLHQRYEALIHRNFQLIDLGFVAIFIFDVMLGWTVALFERRYARWFYYPFAHWYDVLGCIPLSGFRWLRVLRISSLLFRLQRLGLIDVRQWALFGVLHRYYSLLLEELSDRVMVRLFSRMQQEIGASDDLSRRLLQDVVKPRKERLLNDLSRRLQGMLESGYRDNRGAIEGYVGSLIHQALANNPEVNRLRRLPLGDRVASTLDEALTDIAARLLQGAIDGLQGAQFQRLARSLADECFEAWVYQDENTDLALEELLVDVIEVLKQQVLDRRWSRFVGPIEPPAPPG
- a CDS encoding alpha/beta hydrolase family protein: MATHSESVDILVDDEHIAGTFLSPPTKLPGVLFVHGWGGSQERDLARARGIAGLGCICLSFDLRGHALTLAQQQTVTREQNLRDLMAAYDLLVQHPNIDPSAIAVVGTSYGGYLAALLTTLRPIRWLALRVPALYGDEDWDVPKRQLDRDTLNQLRGRRVSPEENRALAACAAFRGDVLIVESEHDHLVPHSTIMSYRAAFHQTHSLTHRIILGADHALTHEPCQKAYTDILVNWATEMVVGARIDQQHGAAAAGSP
- a CDS encoding YajQ family cyclic di-GMP-binding protein, which encodes MPSFDVVSELDKHEVTNAVDNAIKELDRRYDLRGKGTFELKELTVHLTADADFQLEQMLEILKLSLVKRKIDIQCLEFKDPYPSGKTVKQDVVMREGIDKELAKKIVAHIKDAKLKVQAAIQGEQVRVTGKKRDDLQEAIALLRAKDFGMPLQFNNFRD
- a CDS encoding mechanosensitive ion channel family protein, with protein sequence MDFSVDYLVGLSEAWLPVVLQYGAQLLLALATFLIGWWLINTLVSKVGGLLQRRQVDPSLHGFIESLSSIVLKVLLLVSVASMIGVETTSFIAVIGAAGLAIGLALQGSLGNFAGGVLILLFRPIRVGEWIEAQGVAGTVHSIQIFHTVLKSGDNKTIVVPNGSLSNGHITNYSREPRRRADINIGIDYSADIKLARKILLEIAQDERVLRDPEPVVFVTGLGDSAVNLSLRVWVATGDFWPVTFSFTERVKERFDEAGIGIPFPQRVVHLVQS